From Vanrija pseudolonga chromosome 1, complete sequence, a single genomic window includes:
- the DCTN1 gene encoding Dynactin subunit 1 has translation MIVTPLLTLVYVVSAIAWTPDPSPSDRYPGITLDIDPWPPHQCSPMRFSWTHDGLTSLMFLVYDPYIGDSGMTWLYGGSFGIVGQSESPYTWNMPYGVGAIVRIQAEFGYFGDGHQWITQKLIVVNSTVINSPGASCITSPTHSGTIAPSTSTSEFLSTSQSQSHSESVTTTPPSVTTPKPSSTTTLKPSSTSKSKASTSMSTTTPKQSPSTVKPSKSTTTPSPKASSTSKSVTKSQPPTESPSVPSSSSTSPISSSSEAPSSSSLPPATTTSSGPSHPVPTEPTIHISAPGQFIRCQWSKIPYYAPGPTDGLTMVIILADGTRIDPLNEAWSGSYYFYLNTTSPFIAAAIYDNYGNYGFLNAQPITGDRTDCLAKA, from the exons ATGATTGTCACTCCCCTCCTAACGCTGGTCTATGTTGTCTCCGCCATCGCGTGGACGCCGGACCCGTCGCCGTCAGACCGATACCCCGGCATCACGCTCGATATTGACCCGTGGCCGCCGCACCAGTGTAGCCCGATGCGCTTCTCGTGGACGCACGATGGTCTCACTTCTCTCATGTTCCTGGTGTATGATCCATACATCGGAGACAGCGGCATGACTTGGCTTTATGGTGGAAGCTTTGGCATCGTGGGGCAGTCGGAGAGCCCGTACACTTGGAACATGCCGTACGGTGTCGGCGCCATCGT CCGTATCCAGGCAGAGTTCGGTTACTTCGGTGACGGGCACCAGTGGATAACCCAGAAGCTCATCGTGGTGAACTCCACTGTGATCAACTCGCCTGGCGCCTCGTGTAtcacctcacccacccactctgGCACTATTGCcccgagcacgtcgacctCTGAATTCCTCTCAACCTCGCAGTCTCAGTCGCATTCAGAGTCTGTGACTACGACCCCGCCGTCCGTGACCACACCGAAGCCATCTTCGACGACCACACTGAAGCCATCTTCGACTTCGAAGTCGAAAGCTTCAACATCAATGTCCACCACGACTCCCAAGCAGTCGCCCTCGACGGTGAAACCCTCAAAGTCGACCACAACCCCATCCCCAAAGGCGTCCTCCACATCCAAGTCGGTCACAAAGTCCCAGCCACCGACAGAGTCGCCGTCAGTGCcctcatcgagctcgacgtctCCTATCTCAAGCTCATCTGAGGCCCCCTCTTCCTCATCCCTTCCAccggcaacgacgacctcctcggggCCGTCTCACCCAGTACCCACCGAGCCAACCATTCATATCTCGGCCCCAGGCCAGTTTATACGGTGCCAGTGGAGCAAGATTCCATACTATGCGCCCGGTCCCACCGACGGCCTGACCATGGTCATCATATTAGCCGACGGCACGAGGATTGACCCCCTAAATGAGGCCTGGTCTGGGTCCTACTATTTCTATCTCaacacgacctcgccgttcAT TGCGGCTGCAATCTACGACAACTATGGAAACTACGGATTCCTCAATGCCCAGCCCATTACCGGCGACAGAACAGACTGTCTCGCTAAGGCTTGA
- the cta3_1 gene encoding Calcium-transporting ATPase 3 gives MAGNKNNVPEPVSALDFSAHTADASKVLAALNVDPKTGLSEEEAAKRLALYGPNRIKPPPKANIWKIIGRQVANAMTAILIGAMAVSFGVMDWISGGVIAALILLNISVGTWTEWEAEKIVASLESVGAPIANVVRHNAAGAVSTRTIAVDEVVPGDIVVIKNGDIVPADGRVLDGVSNLEADEAFLTGESLPVAKQAEPVSEDNCPVGDRVSMVFSGAQITKGRAHVVVTSTGMGTEIGKIAKALQNKAVRTETGWAARIHRLKVTLGLAETSPLQIKLNSLAYTLLCAAIVTAIVVLASTGFKHIPKSMATYTVAAAVSMLPVSIVAVVSLTLAQASSDLAKRNALVRRMDAIEALAGIYNVCSDKTGTLTVGRMVVKKMWVPVQDSRDGAAPTDTTTGQVYAFETGADPFYPRGEVTPDDTPLVAGATLDEKSADQDDAAPVEVSTMERGLRDLAICTSLCNQATLSPGTEEGQGYQANGDPTEVALQVAAHKLGFDKPHLTGALPSHQDKDKKLARHTSRNSILRTDAIKGHYEQVLEHPFDSTVKRMSMAYKLVGGEKPELICVLKGAVERVLPCCTHVRDQPLNEAVLAEIMTKVEALASQGLRVLAFAAKQEPVDKEAAIKAMPRADFEQGFTFLGLAGIFDPPRKESPGAVADCRKAGITPRMLTGDHPATATAIALQIGILDGSKSYSKNAVMTGQQFDALTDAEVDALDDLPLVVARCAPETKVRMVDAIHRRKQTTAMTGDGVNDSPALKRADVGVAMGTGSDVAKQSARIILTDDNFASAIRAIRKGRSVFKNLSKFLLYLLSGNIGELVVLLIGLAFRDEKGHSVFPLSPVAALWINTLTAGPPAMALGLEPTAADAMDQPPSEYRTLFTWEFYIDLAFYGLLMGAQALINFVIVMYGYFPGDLGVDCNDRASKACDPVFAARACCMATLMIVMLIHALQCKHSTMSLFKMNLWDNRVLLWCVVVLVLSMFPVVYIPVINDKVFLIGQLKWEWGIVFGMVIIYFIASEAYKWVKRVYFRRRDAKRARNQPSAAVARIETGKTGEALPKTATNSLSGSLTNVNVEKTHQIV, from the exons ATGGCTGGTAACAAAAACAACGTGCCCGagcccgtctcggcgctcgacttTTCCGCACACACGGCCGACGCGTCCAaggtgctcgccgcgctcaatgTCGACCCCAAGACCGGCCtgtcggaggaggaggcggccaagcgGCTGGCACTCTACGGCCCGAACCGCATCAAGCCGCCGCCAAAGGCCAACATCTGGAAGATCATCGGGCGGCAGGTCGCCAACGCCATGACGGCGATCCTGA TCGGCGCCATGGCCGTGTCCTTTGGCGTCATGGACTGGATCTCGGGCGGCGTCATCGCTGCCCTCATCCTGCTCAACATCTCGGTCGGCACCTGGACAGAATGGGAGGCAGAGAAGATCGTCGCGAGCCTTGAGAGCGTCGGTGCTCCCATTGCCAACGTCGTACGCCACAACGCCGCGGGCGCAGTGTCCACTCGCaccatcgccgtcgacgaggtcgtcccCGGTGACATTGTCGTGATCAAGAACGGCGACATTGTGCctgccgacggccgcgtgTTGGACGGCGTGAGCAacctcgaggcggacgaggcgtTCCTCACCGGCGAGAGTCTGCCCGTCGCCAAGCAGGCTGAGCCTGTCAGCGAGGACAACTGCcccgtcggcgaccgcgtgTCTATGGTCTTCTCGGGAGCTCAGATCACAAAGGgccgcgcgcacgtcgtcgtcacgtcCACCGGCATGGGCACCGAGATCGGCAAGATTGCCAAGGCCCTGCAGAACAAGGCCGTCCGTACAGAGACTGGCTGGGCTGCGCGCATCCACCGATTGAAGGTTACCCTCGGCCTGGCCGAGACATCGCCGCTGCAGATCAagctcaactcgctcgccTACACCCTCCTCTGCGCCGCCATTGTCAccgccatcgtcgtcctcgcgtcCACGGGCTTCAAGCACATCCCGAAGTCGATGGCTACATACACGGTCGCTGCGGCCGTGTCGATGCTGCCCGTGTCCATTGTGGCCGTCGTCTCGCTCACCCTGGCTCAAGCGTCCTCGGATCTCGCCAAGCGCAACGCCCTCGTGCGCCGGATGGACGCGAtcgaggcgctggctggTATTTACAACGTGTGCTCGGACAAGACGGGCACCCTCACCGTCGGCCGCATGGTAGTCAAGAAGATGTGGGTCCCCGTCCAGgactcgcgcgacggcgccgccccgaCCGACACGACTACGGGCCAGGTCTACGCTTTCGAGACTGGCGCCGACCCCTTCTACccccgcggcgaggtcaCTCCGGACGACACCCCCCTCGTTGCCGGTGCTACGCTCGACGAGAAGTCTGCGGACCAGGATGATGCTGCGCCCGTGGAGGTCAGCACCATGGAGCGTGgcctgcgcgacctcgccattTGCACCTCGCTCTGTAACCAGGCCACACTGTCCCCGGGCACGGAAGAGGGCCAGGGATACCAGGCCAACGGCGACCCGACCGAGGTCGCGCTTCAGGTTGCCGCGCACAAGCTCGGCTTTGACAAGCCCCACCTCACCGGCGCGCTCCCGTCCCAccaggacaaggacaagaagcTCGCGCGCCACACATCGCGCAACTCGATCCTCCGCACTGACGCCATCAAGGGTCACTATgagcaggtgctcgagcaCCCCTTCGATTCGACGGTCAAGCGCATGTCTATGGCTTACAAGCTCGTCGGTGGCGAGAAGCCCGAGCTCATTTGCGTCCTCAAGGGTGcagtcgagcgcgtcctcccCTGCTGCACGCATGTCCGCGACCAGCCGCTCAACGAGGCCGTTCTCGCCGAGATCATGACCAAGGTCGAGGCACTCGCGTCCCAGGGCCTCCGTGTGCTTGCCTTCGCCGCCAAGCAGGAGCCCGTCGACAAGGAGGCCGCGATCAAGGCCATGCCCCGCGCCGACTTTGAGCAAGGCTTCACTTTCCTCGGTCTCGCTGGCATCTTCGACCCGCCTCGCAAGGAGTCGCCTGGAGCCGTGGCTGACTGCCGCAAGGCGGGTATCACGCCCCGCATGCTCACCGGTGACCAcccggccacggccacggcgatTGCCCTCCAGATCGGCATCCTCGACGGCTCCAAGTCGTACTCGAAGAACGCGGTCATGACGGGTCAGCAGTTCGACGCCCTGactgacgccgaggtcgatgcgctcgacgacttGCCCCTTGTTGTCGCCCGATGCGCCCCGGAGACCAAGGTCCGCATGGTTGATGCCATCCACCGCAGGAAGCAGACCACCGCCATgacgggcgacggcgtcaacgACTCGCCGGCGCTCAAGCGCGCcgatgtcggcgtcgcgatgGGCACGGGCTCGGATGTCGCCAAGCAGTCGGCACGCATCATCCTCACCGACGACAACTTCGCCTCGGCCATTCGTGCAATCCGCAAGGGCCGCTCGGTCTTCAAGAACCTGTCCAAGTTCCTGCTCTACCTCCTATCGGGCAACATTGGCGAGCTGGTTGTACTGCTTATCGGCCTGGCGTTCCGCGACGAAAAGGGCCACTCGGTCTTCCCGCTGTCCCCCGTCGCAGCCCTCTGGATCAACACCCTCACCGCTGGTCCTCCTGCAatggcgctcggcctcgagcccacggccgccgacgccatggaCCAGCCTCCCTCCGAGTACCGCACGCTGTTCACGTGGGAGTTCTACATCGACCTCGCGTTCTACGGGCTCCTCATGGGAGCCCAGGCCCTGATCAACTTTGTCATCGTCATGTACGGCTACTTCCCGggtgacctcggcgtcgactgcAATGACAGGGCCAGCAAAGCCTGCGACCCCGTCTTCGCCGCTCGTGCCTGCTGCATGGCGACCCTCATGATCGTCATGCTCATCCACGCCCTCCAGTGCAAGCACTCGACCATGTCCTTGTTCAAGATGAACCTCTGGGACAACAGGGTGCTGCTGTGGTGCGTCGTGGTACTCGTCCTCTCCATGTTCCCCGTCGTCTACATCCCCGTCATCAACGACAAGGTCTTCCTCATCGGCCAGCTCAAGTGGGAGTGGGGCATTGTCTTCGGCATGGTCATCATCTACTTCATCGCCTCCGAGGCCTACAAGTGGGTCAAGCGCGTGTACTTCCGCAGGAGGGATGCCAAGCGCGCGAGGAACCAGCCTTCCGCGGCTGTCGCTCGTATCGAGACGGGCAAGACTGGCGAAGCGCTCCCCAAGACGGCGACGAACAGCCTCTCGGGCTCGCTGACCAACGTGAATGTTGAGAAGACCCACCAGATCGTGTAG
- the xdhA_3 gene encoding putative D-xylulose reductase A — protein MPSNDHSSKPYTRPHVDAEPFTDFTVSGSNHHCVLSSIEQVVVEDRPIPAVGDNEVLVKVMSTGICGTDVSYYSNGRIGGSVITQPHVLGHESAGIVYAVGKLVDTIKPGDRVAIEPSLPCRDCRFCKEGAFNYCKYERYLAAPHTDGTLCQWYACPTRNAVKIPANLSWEEAGCIQPLAIAIQIARRANLRPHAHVVVLGAGPLGLLCMAVARSYGARSITALDLSTERLSFASKYAATHTFVSRTPEPGADPLEFHARFTEYLLDVVGAEDGIDVVIDTTGAEAPIQLGMTLLRSGGNFVQAGLGAPLITFPILQVATKEITVSGAFHYTARCFEDGIDLLERGLVDVRPLVTKTFGLTQSEEAFKAVRSGHEIKVVIRNQELALAARRPATTRLALLGTHAQPLRFNSTQSGKDKEGWEEVREEKLGEEHKKHHWMKDTRNFILVGGVVVAAAGLYFYYRNEERGVEALGDLAQLAQRARAASNATAGASHIHPSLADTVLATRAFEPWAPAPVVQVYAEALPNIISGPAGVFPHLSKEDADAAVKELKQFGDDVKTVTDRIGKELEKADPSKVNWQKVSTDLRKQIGEDRSQVVDFLVGRAPSKADVDKVLKALAEIDQAELKELEAIASKVWQDIQAHDDGGDAEDVAKNFNKAYDGDRHKLVTKVKRVARASGVPAANVEYWAHKEGRVSTDKSAQEVVQQLRDLDDWLPDSDAVHASVSKASPSCGKIYDRSVDTKGSK, from the exons atgccaTCCAACGACCACTCGAGCAAGCCCTACACCCGGCCACACGTCGACGCAGAGCCCTTCACCGACTTTACAGTCTCCGGCTCCAACCACCACTGCGTCCTGAGCAGCATAGAGCAGGTCGTGGTCGAGGACCGTCCGATCCCAGCGGTCGGCGACAACGAAGTGCTGGTCAAGGTCATGTCAACCGGAATCTGCGGCACGGAT GTATCGTACTACTCCAACGGTCGTATCGGGGGGTCGGTGATCACCCAGCCGCATGTCCTAGGGCACGAGTCGGCGGGCATCGTGTacgccgtcggcaagctTGTGGACACGATCAAGCCGGGCGACCGTGTCGCGATCGAGCCGAGCTTGCCGTGCCGCGACTGCCGTTTCTGCAAAGAGGGAGCGTTCAA CTACTGCAAGTATGAGCGctacctcgccgcgccgcacaccGACGGCACCCTGTGCCAATGGTACGCTTGCCCCACCCGCAATGCGGTCAAAATCCCGGCCAACCTCAGCTGGGAGGAGGCAGGTTGCATCCAGCCGCTGGCGATCGCGATCCAGatcgcacggcgcgcgaaTCTGCGCCCACACGCGCATGTCGTCGTGCTTGGCGCCGGGCCGCTCGGACTGTTGTGCATGGCCGTCGCGAGGTCCTACGGCGCACGGAGCATCACTGCGCTCGACCTGTCCACCGAGCGCCTGTCCTTTGCGTCCAAGTATGCCGCGACGCACACCTTCGTCTCGAGGACGCCGGAGCCTGGAGCCGATCCCCTCGAGTTCCACGCCAGGTTTACAGAGTACCTCCTTGAcgtggtcggcgccgaggacgggaTCGACGTCGTCATCGACACCACtggggccgaggcgccgaTCCAGCTCGGCATGACGCTGCTCCGGTCTGGCGGCAACT TCGTCCAGGCCGGGCTGGGAGCCCCGCTCATCACCTTCCCCATCCTGCAGGTGGCCACCAAGGAGATCACGGTCTCGGGCGCGTTTCACTACACTGCGCGTTGCTTTGAAGACGGcatcgacctgctcgagcgcgggctcgtcgatGTGCGCCCGCTCGTGACCAAGACGTTTGGCCTCACGCAGTCGGAGGAGGCGTTCAAGGCTGTTCGGAGTGGGCACGAGATCAAGGTGGTCATTCGGAACCAGGA GCTCGCCCTGGCCGCTCGC CGACCAGCGACCACACGACTTGCGCTACTCGGTACCCACGCTCAGCCTTTACGCTTCAACTCGACGCAGAGTGGCAAAGACAAGGAAGGGTGGGAGGAGGTCCGCGAGGAGAaactcggcgaggagcacaaGAAGCACCACTGGATGAAGGACACGCGCAACTTtatcctcgtcggcggcgtggtggtcgccgcggccgggcTCTACTTCTACTATCGcaacgaggagcgcggcgtcgaggcgctcggtgACCTGGCCCAGCTGGCGCAGAGGGCACGCGCGGCGTCCAATGCGACGGCTGGTGCGTCGCACATCCACCCCAGCCTCGCGGACACAGTGCTGGCCACACGCGCGTTCGAGCCGTGGGCACCAGCGCCCGTGGTGCAGGTGTACGCCGAGGCTCTGCCCAACATCATCTCTGGCCCGGCTGGCGTATTCCCGCACCTGTCcaaggaggacgccgacgccgccgtcaaggagctcaagcagTTTGGCGATGACGTCAAGACTGTTACCGACCGGAtcggcaaggagctcgagaaggcTGATCCGTCCAAGGTCAACTGGCAGAAGGTGTCCACCGATCTGAGGAAGCAGATCGGCGAGGACCGTTCTCAGGTTGTGGAC TTCCTCGtaggccgcgcgccgtccaaggccgacgtcgacaaggtgctcaaggcgctcgcaGAGAtcgaccaggccgagctgaaggagctcgaggccatcgcGTCCAAGGTATGGCAGGATATCcaggcgcacgacgacggcggggacgccgaggacgtcgccaAGAACTTTAACAAGGCGTACGACGGCGACCGGCACAAGCTGGTCACCAAGGTTAAGCGCGTTGCCCGTGCGTCGGGAgtccccgccgccaacgtcgagTACTGGGCCCACAAGGAGGGCCGCGTGTCCACCGACAAGTCGGCGCAGGAGGTCGTCCAGCAGctccgcgacctcgacgactgGCTGCCCGACTCGGATGCCGTGCACGCCAGCGTTAGCAAGGCTTCGCCTAGCTGCGGGAAGATCTATGACCGGTCGGTTGACACCAAGGGGAGCAAGTAG
- the prlL_10 gene encoding MFS transporter prlL, protein MATNNTGTGPPPPIDAEKASIAYAESIDEKKPDTSGLAAHEVPIVEYTPAEERAVVRKLDFVIVTFGMLIYLSAYLDRGNLGNARLMGLQEEALGGSDKAFSIALACFFITYTTWGVPGTMAAKWMLPSRSLATGCALWSIGATLMAACSSPGPIYFLRLMIGVGEAMFGQALPLLCTFWYTKREMAVRMGVFISAGSLAGAFGGLIAWGVNSMHNAKISQWRVLFLIEGLPGLILAVALWFLMPTYPEDKQWFLSQRESDICLARKAKESGNEGNRGIDKRAVKRAFTDWKVYAMPIIYFAFNVNASSVSGFLPTIVKNLGKTAATAQLFTVPPYAVALVTTVIVAHVSDHLQSRGFFLAGSYVLGAVGWILLRVLDAASKDKAILSGRYFGCILLVSAAYIVIPLHLSWAASNNPSQTQRAVAMGMLNLIGQQGSILGSFSFPSAHAPHYYRGVYVNLGMQCFGALGSVLLSLWFRWENKRRDEVEGKPDPEARLNVLEDFDRAVGFSAPGTLHTNDDAHIFGHPTTLSTQHHTMPLGPYLSSSASSRAHHALLVKLDKAASAQAEDAAVGDEVERCRVLLGGGVSQSKVADTLIILLHCATISHTPLDLDFALVHALHLAEGGKSMRERRLGYLYLSERLPPGHELHLLLVNTIRKDLASDNVAHVLAALHAIAHLPGPDLAPAVVPLLTSKRLLEHEVPSVRQRTLQALSALVAGAPLSLRDLARRIRHEDDAPVLATVLKAFAHALDAGSREEDPARRRKQFDSVFSASARHLSAGEQVSIVLAITKVLTAIVRTLPRREVADLEEKAPDPLVAHVLGQVEALLAEIVDRITAKPSGAKAYLYDVAILAVATYEVEGIISGPVDQLLEYLRSLLVPPVEKGKGKAPRSHSSSHSRSNSRSLSRTSSQQSVPTRPAESPNDRIVALRCFGVLPPSVWQSGLEEKHMAALMGGVDSYDSTVRQETLRLLCRADRNLPTLTLESHLEAIRTGKGVPLPVDLPSSATRSQALAEGRAEAAGRALEAVQIIGEGLDDTARGTQFAEGVAKITKALRTGGDNAIWLKGVQSVLATLHASHTDFRKAFILATSAELARDPEDVTAALLLTTAACEYPIPEPLGTIQAIVEALPSAPASVQELSAIALVPLLASAPTAEQREVLVPAILAGLETLKASEVKHIAKRGQQVAVIVERDLVDKVVFASKSRSLNDVLDAILVLYTDATRPVQLPSPHDDEEVHWGRLQSASVADSRLRYDAYPDQQQPRGRSRRSPRLSHDRGAELHRNSSEWRAMGRSTLVEADDEDRDGSLALDDLSISRQQRGGVATPTDRTPRLRPLDSEF, encoded by the exons ATGGCTACGAACAACACCGGTACTgggccaccaccgcccatcgacgccgagaaggcgtCCATCGCCTACGCCGAGAGCatcgacgagaagaagccCGACACCAGCGGCCTGGCCGCCCACGAGGTCCCCATCGTCGAATACACCCCGGCCGAAGAACGCGCTGTCGTGCGCAAGCTCGACTTTGTCATCGTGACCTTTGGCATGTTGATCTACCTCTCTGCGTACCTCGACCGCGGGAATTTGGGCAACGCGCGGTTGATGGGCCTGCAGGAAGAGGCACTTGGCGGCAGTGACAAGGCGTTCAGCATCGCGCTGGCCTGCTTCTTCATCACGTACACCACCTGGGGCGTGCCGGGTACCATGGCCGCCAAGTGGATGCTACCGTCGCGCTCTCTGGCCACTGGTTGCGCGCTGTGGTCCATCGGCGCCACTCTCATGGCCGCGTGCTCGTCCCCTGGGCCTATTTACTTCCTCCGTTTGATGatcggcgttggcgaggcaATGTTCGGCCAGGCGCTCCCTCTCCTGTGTACGTTCTGGTATACCAAACGCGAGATGGCCGTCCGCATGGGCGTGTTCATTTCGGCTGGTTCCCTCGCTGGAGCATTCGGTGGTCTCATTGCCTGGGGCGTAAACTCGATGCACAATGCCAAGATTTCGCAGTGGCGGGTCTTGTTCCTCA tTGAGGGCCTCCCGGGCCTCATTCTCGCCGTGGCACTATGGTTCTTAATGCCCACGTACCCCGAGGACAAGCAGTGGTTCTTGTCGCAGCGCGAGTCGGACATCTGCCTCGCGCGAAAGGCGAAGGAATCGGGCAATGAGGGCAACCGCGGTATCGACAAGCGCGCCGTCAAACGCGCTTTCACCGACTGGAAGGTCTACGCGATGCCCATAATCTATTTCGCGTTCAACGTGAATGCTTCCAGTGTGAGCGGTTTCCTTCCGACAATTGTGAAAAATCTCGGGAAGACCGCGGCTACAGCTCAACTCTTCACGGTGCCGCCGTACGCTGTGGCCTTGGTGACCACGGTGATTGTGGCGCACGTTTCCGACCACCTTCAGTCAAGAGG attCTTCCTTGCGGGGTCGTATGTCCTCGGCGCAGTCGGCTGGATTCTCCTTCgtgtgctcgacgcggcgtcgaAGGACAAGGCCATCCTGTCGGGTCGGTACTTTGGCTGTATCCTGCTGGTATCAGCAGCCTACATTGTCATCCCGCTCCATCTGTCGTGGGCAGCGTCCAACAACCCGTCGCAGACGCAGCGTGCCGTAGCCATGGGCATGCTCAACCTCATCGGGCAGCAGGGGTCGATCCTTGGTTCGTTCAGCTTTCCCTCGGCCCACGCACCGCACTACTACCGCGGCGTGTATGTCAACCTCGGCATGCAGTGCTTCGGCGCGCTGGGAAGCGTGCTCTTGAGCCTGTGGTTCCGGTGGGAGAACAAGCGGAGGGACGAGGTGGAAGGGAAGCCGGACCCAGAGGCGAGGTTGAACGTGCTGGAGGACTTTGACAGGGCTGTGGGGTTCAG tgCGCCCGGCACCCTCCACACCAACGATGACGCGCATATCTTTGGCCACCCAACCACCCTGTCAACTCAACATCACACCATGCCCCTCGGGCCCTACCtttcctcctcggcgtcctcgcgcgcgcaccacgcgctgctggtaaagctcgacaaggccgcgtcggcgcaggccgaggatgcGGCTGTtggcgatgaggtcgagcggTGTCGTGTGCTCTTGGGGGGCGGAGTGAGCCAG TCAAAGGTCGCCGATACCCTCATCATCCTGCTACACTGCGCGACAATCTCCCACaccccgctcgacctcgactttgCGCTCGTCCACGCGCTGCATCTCGCCGAGGGGGGCAAGTCGATGCGGGAGAGGCGGTTGG gtTACCTCTACCTCTCCGAGCGCCTCCCACCAGGGCATGAACTGCACCTTCTCCTCGTCAACACCATCCGCAAG GACCTGGCATCAGACAACGTTGcccacgtcctcgccgctctGCACGCGATAGCACACCTCCCCGGACCGgacctcgcgccggccgtTGTTCCCCTGCTCACGTCGAAGCGGCTGCTAGAGCACGAAGT CCCGTCTGTCCGCCAGCGCACACTGCAGGCTTTGTCGGCGCTCGTGGCCGGCGCTCCGTTGTCCCTGCGTGATTTGGCGAGGAGAATACGgcacgaggacgacgcgccggtgCTCGCGACGGTTCTGAAGGCGTTTGCGCATGCGTTGGAT gCTGGGTCACGCGAGGAGGATCCTGCCCGCAGGAGAAAGCAGTTCGACTCGGTGTTCAGTGCTTCTGCACGCCATctcagcgccggcgagcaggTATCGATCGTGCTGGCTATCACCAAGGTGCTCACGGCGATTGTTCGTACTCTGCCCcggcgcgaggtggcggATCTGGAGGAAAAGGCGCCAgacccgctcgtcgcccatgtcctcgggcaggtcgaggcgctcctcgccgagatTGTGGACAGGATAACGGCCAAACCAAGTGGTGCCAAGG cgtACCTCTACGACGTCGCAATCCTCGCAGTCGCGACGTACGAAGTCGAGGGCATCATCAGCGGCCCAGTGGACCAGCTGCTAGAGTAtctccgctcgctcctcgtcccGCCAGTagagaagggcaagggcaaggctccgcgctcgcactcgtcgtcgcatTCACGCTCCAACTCGCGGTCCCTGTCGCGGACGTCGAGCCAGCAGTCGGTCCCGACGAGACCAGCCGAGTCGCCCAACGACCGTATCGTCGCCTTGCGATGCTTTGGGGTGCTCCCGCCGTCTGTTTGGCAGTCGGGCTTGGAGGAGAAGCACATGGCGGCGCTGATGGGCGGGGTGGACAGCTACGACTCGACTGTGCGGCAGGAG ACCCTGCGACTGCTCTGCCGCGCCGACCGCAACCTGCCTACGCTGACGCTCGAGTCGCATCTCGAGGCGATACGTACCGGCAAGGGCGTGCCGCTACCCGTTGACCTACCGTCCAGTGCTACGCGGTCGCAGGCCCTGGCAGAAGGacgggccgaggcggccggtCGCGCACTCGAGGCTGTACAGATCATCGGCGAGGGGCTGGACGATACGGCGCGCGGGACGCAGTTCGCCGAAGGCGTCGCCAAGATCACCAAGGCGCTGCGTACCGGCGGCGACAATGCCATCTGGCTCAAGGGGGTACAGAGTGTTCTGGCGACACTTCATGCCA GCCACACGGACTTCCGCAAGGCCTTCATCTTAGCAacgagcgccgagctcgcccgcgACCCAGAGGACGTgacggccgcgctgctgctaACCACCGCGGCCTGCGAGTACCCGATCCCCGAGCCGCTGGGCACGATTCAGGCGATTGTCGAGGCGCTGCCGAGCGCCCCTGCGTCAGTGCAGGAGTTGTCCGcgatcgcgctcgtgcccctgctcgcgtcggcgccgacggcagagcagcgcgaggtgctcgtgCCTGCCATCCTTGCTGgcctcgagacgctcaaggcgagcgaggtgaaGCACATCGCTAAACGGGGACAGCAGGTCGCTGTGATCGTGGAGCgggacctcgtcgacaaggtcgtgTTCGCGTCCAAGTCGCGCTCG ctGAATGACGTCCTCGATGCCATTCTGGTGCTGTACACTGACGCGACGCGCCCTGTGCAGTTGCCGTCgccccacgacgacgaggaggtgcacTGGGGCCGGCTGCAGTCGGCGAGTGTTGCCGACAGCAGGCTGCGATACGACGCGTACCCCGACCAGCAGCAACCTCGCGGGCGGTCGCGCCGCTCCCCGCGCCTCTCGCACGACCGCGGTGCCGAGCTGCACCGTAACAGCAGCGAGTGGCGCGCCATGGGCCGCAgcacgctcgtcgaggccgacgacgaggaccgaGACGGgtcgctcgccctcgacgaccttAGCATTTCGCGACaacagcgcggcggcgtggccacgccgacggaccgcacgccgcgcctccGCCCGCTCGACAGCGAGTTTTAG